The nucleotide window CTCGATCGTTGCCATGACCGACTGTTTCACACAGGCGGCCGAGAGCAAAGGACTCAGAATCGTTGTGCGGCAGGACAACACCGCCGACACGTCGGCAAGCGCTTCGGCGCTGGCGCAAGACGTTCTCTCGGCCAATCCGGACATCGACGGCTATTGGGCGTACAACGACGGATCGGCGATCGGCATCGGCTCGGCGCTCCAGGCGCGCGGGATGAGCGCGTACTCGCCGACCAATCCGAATGGTGTTGTGGTGACGGGCAACAACGGTGACGACGCGGCCATCGCCGCCATTCGCAACGGCACCATCAGCGGAACCATCGACACCGACCCCATGTGCACCGGGTGGGCACTGGTGGCCGCTGCCCGGGATGCACTCGAAGGCAACGCACAACCGGAGTACGTGATCGCGGGAACCATCGTGGACGGTGCGACCGTCGTCGACTACATCGCCCCCGCCGAGCGCCAATGCTCTCTCGACGATCTCCCTCTCGTCGAGACCGACACCGAGAACTGACAGGAGAAGACATCGTGCGCGACATCGAACTACGCGAGCCCGAGGGCAAGCAGGTACAGGTGGGCGACCACCTCATCCACTACATCGACATGGGCAGTGGGCGACCGACGGTGTTCCTGCACGGGGGTGGGCCGGGCTGTTCCAGCTGGACCGACTTCGGCACCGTTGCCGGGACCTTCGCCGAGACCCGGCGCATCCTGCTGATGGACATGCTGCATTACGGCCGCTCCAGCAAGGAACCTTTTCGAGCCCCGCGCTGGAGCTATCACGCCGAGGTGATCGGCCGCGCGCTCGACGCGATCGGCATCGACGAGGCCGACTTCGTCTGCAACTCCGTGGGCGGTTCCACGGCCATCGCCCTGGCCGCCGAACGGCCCGAGCTCGTGGGCCGGCTCATCGTCACCGGCAGCGAACCGGTACCCGGTGCCCAGCCGCTGACACCCGAACTCGGCCGCTACGGGCGCGAGGCGTGGGGAATGTACTACTCCGACGGCGGGCCGACGAAGGAGAAGCTCTACGACATCATGGCCGAACTCGAGTGGTGCGGCGGCGAGGACATCCCGCAATGGACCTTCGATCTCCGCTGGGAACTCAGCCTCATGCCCGATCTTCTCGAACTCGGACCGGACTGGACGGCCGGCGGTGGTCGCGGGATACCGCAGGACCTGAGCGACCATCTGCCGCTGGTGACGGCGCCGACGTTGTTCTTGTGGGGCGACTCCGACGCCTTCGCGGTTCCCGAGTACGCGCTCGCGCTCAGCCGGCAGGTCCACGAGGGCCACCTCTACGTCATGGCCGGTGGCGCACACCACATGGAAGAGCAACGGCCCGAGGAGTTCGCGGCGATCGCGACCGCCTTCCTCGATTCCTGAACAGACCAGAAAAGCAGGGACACAACATGACACGTGACATCAACGAACAACTGCAAGAACTCGTCGACTGGGAGAACGGGCTCATCGGTCCGGAGATCTTCATCAACGACGAGATCTATCAGCGTGAACTCGAGCAGGTCTTCGGACGCGCCTGGCTGTTCATCGCACACGATTCGATGCTGCCGAAACCGGGTGACTTCGTGAACACCTACATGGGCGGAGACCCCGTGCTCGCCATCCGCCAGAAGGATGGCAGTGTCCGGGTGTTCCTGAACGCCTGCCGTCATCGCGGCATGAAGATCTGTCGGGCCGAGGACGGCAACGCACGCAACTTCATGTGCACCTACCATGGCTGGACCTACAACACGGCCGGAGAGCTGATCAACGTGCCCAACCTGGACACGGCCTACTTCAACGATCTCGACCAGAAGCGTTGGGGACTGGTCGAAGTGGCGCAGATCGATCAGTACAAGGGAATGTGGTTCGCCACCTTCGATCCCGCTGCAGTGCCACTGATCGATTTCCTCGGCGACATGACGTACTACATCGACAGCTGGGTGGACCGGACACCGGGTGGCATCGAGATGTTGCCCGGAGTCATCAAGTGGACGATCCACGGCAATTGGAAACTCGGCGCCGAGCAATTCGGCGGAGACGGCTACCACGCCATCATCACCCACGCCTCGTCGTTGGGTACCTTCGACCCCGGCTTCCTGCGTGACATCAAGGGCATTGAGTTCGCCTCACGGCAGGGTCACGGGTACTCGATGATCTTCGATCGGATGACACGATTCGCCGACGACCCACTCGGGCGCTACAACCACGAGCAGTTCGACTCGCGGCAGGACAGACTGGGCGAGGACCGGGCCAATACCGTGGGCAACTTCACCGTGTTCCCCAACCTGTCCGGACTCCCCGGCTCGGCCAACCTGCGTGTCTGGCATCCAAAGGGACCGAACGAGTTCGAGATCTGGTCGTGGACGATCGTGGACGCCGACGCGCCGGACGACGTCAAGCGGGCCCAGCGGACATCGGCCGCGTTCACCGAAGGCGCAGCCGGTGTGGTGGAGACCGACGACGGCGAGAACTGGGACCTGATCGGCCAGATGCTGGAGCGCGGCACCCAGACGCGGAAGATGGCGTGGAACTACCAGATGGGCCACGGACACGAGACCGACGACGACCCCGTGTACCCCGGTCGTGTGCTGCGCAACTACTTCGGTGAGGGTCCGCAGCGCACGTTCTATCGCCGCTGGCTGGAGTTCATGACCAGCGAGGATTGGCCGGTCGCGCCGGCGGTGGAGCCGGAAAGGCATGAGCACGAGGCCACCACGATGGGCGCGGGCATCGGCCCGCGCGCGGCCGCGATCATGAAGGGAGTCGTCAATGCTGACAACCGGTGAGCAGACGAGAAGGGGGCGCTCGGCGCCCATGTTCCGCTCTCTGGGGATGGAGTCGGTCAGCCTCGAGGAGCAGCACGCCGTGGAGCAGTTCCTCTTCGCCGAGGCCGAGTTGATCGACGAATGGCAGTGGCGGACCTGGTTCGAGCTGTTCACCGACGACGCACATTATCGGATGCCGATCCGGCGCAACAGATTGCGGCGGCAGCGCAAAGCCGACGAGGCGGATGATCTCAACGGTCTGGAGGTCGCGCATTTCGACGACGACAAGGCCTCGCTCGAGATGCGCATCGAGCAGCTCGAGAGCGGTATGCACTGGGCCGAGGACCCGCCGTCGCGTTCGCGTCATCTGGTGACCAACGTGCGGGTGCAGCGGTCG belongs to Gordonia sp. KTR9 and includes:
- a CDS encoding sugar ABC transporter substrate-binding protein, with translation MNITKPLATAALATTLGLGMVACGGNNDPGTEFFGFSSPVLSQEGQKFTAQGVEAASDNLGWESQVYDANLSPDTQVSNIQTMVDRPASAIASWALDEGAISGAYARADAAGIPVIGVNSGGTGVDTSVWTESTTCEPGGIIDRLADYYAEAKPNGTIAIMSGPPAPSIVAMTDCFTQAAESKGLRIVVRQDNTADTSASASALAQDVLSANPDIDGYWAYNDGSAIGIGSALQARGMSAYSPTNPNGVVVTGNNGDDAAIAAIRNGTISGTIDTDPMCTGWALVAAARDALEGNAQPEYVIAGTIVDGATVVDYIAPAERQCSLDDLPLVETDTEN
- a CDS encoding alpha/beta fold hydrolase, translated to MRDIELREPEGKQVQVGDHLIHYIDMGSGRPTVFLHGGGPGCSSWTDFGTVAGTFAETRRILLMDMLHYGRSSKEPFRAPRWSYHAEVIGRALDAIGIDEADFVCNSVGGSTAIALAAERPELVGRLIVTGSEPVPGAQPLTPELGRYGREAWGMYYSDGGPTKEKLYDIMAELEWCGGEDIPQWTFDLRWELSLMPDLLELGPDWTAGGGRGIPQDLSDHLPLVTAPTLFLWGDSDAFAVPEYALALSRQVHEGHLYVMAGGAHHMEEQRPEEFAAIATAFLDS
- a CDS encoding aromatic ring-hydroxylating dioxygenase subunit alpha yields the protein MTRDINEQLQELVDWENGLIGPEIFINDEIYQRELEQVFGRAWLFIAHDSMLPKPGDFVNTYMGGDPVLAIRQKDGSVRVFLNACRHRGMKICRAEDGNARNFMCTYHGWTYNTAGELINVPNLDTAYFNDLDQKRWGLVEVAQIDQYKGMWFATFDPAAVPLIDFLGDMTYYIDSWVDRTPGGIEMLPGVIKWTIHGNWKLGAEQFGGDGYHAIITHASSLGTFDPGFLRDIKGIEFASRQGHGYSMIFDRMTRFADDPLGRYNHEQFDSRQDRLGEDRANTVGNFTVFPNLSGLPGSANLRVWHPKGPNEFEIWSWTIVDADAPDDVKRAQRTSAAFTEGAAGVVETDDGENWDLIGQMLERGTQTRKMAWNYQMGHGHETDDDPVYPGRVLRNYFGEGPQRTFYRRWLEFMTSEDWPVAPAVEPERHEHEATTMGAGIGPRAAAIMKGVVNADNR
- a CDS encoding 3-phenylpropionate/cinnamic acid dioxygenase subunit beta, yielding MFRSLGMESVSLEEQHAVEQFLFAEAELIDEWQWRTWFELFTDDAHYRMPIRRNRLRRQRKADEADDLNGLEVAHFDDDKASLEMRIEQLESGMHWAEDPPSRSRHLVTNVRVQRSDVDGEYFVRSNFFIYRNRLEAEVDLWAGERRDVLRLVDGNLRIADRIILLDQNLILAKNLSVFF